AAAGCGGTCGTCACGCCCAATGCCGACACGCCCTACTGCATGTTCTGGATGGATGCCCGGGCCGAACCGCTGGTCCTGAGCGTGCCGGAGATGGAGGCTGACCGTTATTACAGTTTCCAGCTCATCGACCTCTACACCCACAACTTCGCCTACGTCGGTACGCTGACCACCGGCAACGGCGCTGGCAAGTTCCTGATCGCTGGTCCCGGATGGGACGGCGAGAAGCCAGACGGGATCACCGAGGTCATCCGCAGTGAGACAGGCTTCGTGTTCAACGTCACCCGCACACAGCTCTTCGGTCCCGACGACCTCGGCAAGATCAAGGGCATCCAGGCAAGCTACGGCCTGCAACCGCTCAGCGCCTTCCTCGGGACCAAGGCGCCGCCCGCCGCACCGCAACCGGACTTTCCCGAGTGGGCCGAGGGCGCCCAGTTCGATGAGCGCTTCTTCGGCTACCTCGACTTCATGATGGACTTGCTCGGCAGCCCCGGTGAAGGAGAGAAGGAACTTTGGGACCAGCTCGCCGACCTCGACATCGGAACGGACAGAGACTTCGATTTCTCCGCCCTTCCCAAGGAGACCCAGGAAGCCCTGAAGGCCGGCGTGAAGGAGGGGTTCGCCGAGATCGAGGCCTTCATCGAGACGAACAGCAGCGACCCTCTGAACAGCGGCAAGATTTTCGGCACCCGGGACTTCCTCACCAAGAGCGCCAGGGAGAACTACAACCTCGACCGCCCCGACATGCTGCGTTCCGCGGCTGCCCGAACGGGCCTTTACGGCAACTCCGCTGCCGAGGCGATCTATCCCACCTATTTGACCGATGCGGACAAGGAACCGCTCGATGCGTCAAAACATAGCTACACCCTGACCTTCGCCAAGGCCGCGCTGCCTCCGGCCAAGTCATTCTGGTCGGTCACGATGTATGACGGCAAGACCCAGCTATTCATCAAGAACCCGCTCGACCGCTACCTTCTCAACTCGGCGATGATCGACCAGTTCGTGCGGAGTGACGACGGCAAACTCGTGCTATACATTTCGAAAGACTCACCGGGCAAGGACCTGGAACCGAACTGGCTGCCCGCGCCGGATGGCCCGTTCTACGTGGTGATGCGTCTGTATGGCCCCGAGGCTAAAGCCCTCGATGGCATCTGGACGCCACCTCCCCTGGTCCGTGGAAAGTGAGGTATACGCAGCGTGAGCAAAGTTAATGCAAGTGGACCCTTTGACAAACGACGTTAAAGAAATGAACAGAATGAAACCACTTCCGCGATTACTGATGGCTGCGGCTGCAACACTGATGACCACAACAACA
The sequence above is a segment of the Deltaproteobacteria bacterium genome. Coding sequences within it:
- a CDS encoding DUF1254 domain-containing protein is translated as KAVVTPNADTPYCMFWMDARAEPLVLSVPEMEADRYYSFQLIDLYTHNFAYVGTLTTGNGAGKFLIAGPGWDGEKPDGITEVIRSETGFVFNVTRTQLFGPDDLGKIKGIQASYGLQPLSAFLGTKAPPAAPQPDFPEWAEGAQFDERFFGYLDFMMDLLGSPGEGEKELWDQLADLDIGTDRDFDFSALPKETQEALKAGVKEGFAEIEAFIETNSSDPLNSGKIFGTRDFLTKSARENYNLDRPDMLRSAAARTGLYGNSAAEAIYPTYLTDADKEPLDASKHSYTLTFAKAALPPAKSFWSVTMYDGKTQLFIKNPLDRYLLNSAMIDQFVRSDDGKLVLYISKDSPGKDLEPNWLPAPDGPFYVVMRLYGPEAKALDGIWTPPPLVRGK